TCCTTACTATCCTAATGTCAAGGCATTTAATTATTAATTTACAAACAGTTAATAATTATTGATAAACATCTTTAATTATTTCATAATATATTTCTTATGGTAAATACTTTAATGTAAACCCTTATGCAGTTACCTATTAGTACCCTTACCTAATATTTATTCTTGTACTAAAAAAATTATTCCATATAAAAAAAGATATAGAATAAATAGTCATATTAAACTATTTATTCTATATCCATATTATTTTACTGTGCGTAAATTTTCAATTTTTATTTTATAACTGCAAAAGTTGAATTATTAATATACACATACTATTTTTTCTTAACTATTATATAAATACCTAATATAATAAATATTATTGGTAGAATTAAATCACTGTCTATCCACGTAAAAATATTACTAAATATCATGGATAAAAATGATATAACTGCAGTAGTAGTCAATATTAATATCGGTATTAATAAACCCGTTCTTCTACCTGTTGCTAAGTACAATTGAAATAAACCTATAGCTACTGCAAGTATATATATAGGCCATGTATATTCAGCAAAACGCCAGTCTGTAAATATTTCAAAATAAAATAGAAATCCTATAGTTGTAAGTATACCACCTGGAACTAAAACGCCAGGATTTCTTCTGCTAGAAAAATATCCCATCTCCATTGAAATCCCTGGTATAAGTATGAACAATGGCCATAAATAATTTATATTAAATAAATTTATGGGTAAAAACTTATTAGTTAGCAATAAAACACCAATTAAAATAAATATTATACCTGAAAATATCTTTGAATTTTTCATTATTACCTCCTTATTTAACAATAATTCTCCCCATGATTATTAATATCATTTTATTCTACCTTCCATAAAATGTGTGTATTAGATTACATAGTTTTTGGGAATAACGTCATTAATTCAAATTACTAATTATATGATTAACCCACAATAAGGTACAATGTGGTGGAGTTATGAAATTTTTCCTCCATGACTTGCATAAAAGCTAGGAACAATAAATTTAATTTAAGAATTTCTAAAATTAAATTTAAACAGTTCCTTCGCTTCTTATGCAAGTCATTCCAGAGAAATTTCATAATTCAAGTAATATAATGCTTTTTGTGGGTTAATGATTATATATATATTACCATAATTTATAAAAGAACAATAGTTATTATCATAAGTAAAAAGCCACAAAAATATTTTTTCTTTATCCACATTCTTCATGTTGGCATACTAGGATTCTCCCTTTTCCCATAATAAAACAGCCTCCTATGATATTTTTATTTTATCATAGAAAGCTACTATAATTTGTGATTTACAGACTTTTTTTCACAGACTCATTTTCTCTATGGACAAACCCAAGTGCCCTTATATTCCATGTTATAGAATTTTTCAAACATCTCTTTGTGTACTGCTTCTGGATCTAAATCTTTAAATTCATCTGGATAGAACCATTTTGCTAAATAGCATACTCCCACCACACCACGTACTGATGTAGCTATTTCATTAGAAATTACATAAACCCTATTATTTTTAACAGCCTTAATATCTTTCCATCCTGTTCTTGTCATTAAAGTATCTCTAAATTCTTTTATTTTTGTTTTATCTGTAACACCGTATCCTTGTGAAATTGCTGTTTTAGCTGTTTTTACAACTATATCTGGATTCTTTTTAATTATAAACTCATTATTTACTTTGGGATATTCTACAGTTTCCTCACCAGCAATATTTATCCCTCCTGCTGCAGATACTACCTCATCTCCTCCTGTTCCTTTTGAAACAGTACTAAAATCAGTATATCCTTCCCAATATACTTTAACTCTTTTATCTTTATCTATTTTTTCCACTTTATCATTTACATATTTAAGGTACTTATTAATGAATCCTAAGTATTCTTCTGTCTTTTTCTCTTCGCCTAACAATTTTCCAATAACTCTTATATCATTATCTAACTTTTCTATTTTATAACAATCTATAGATGCAAATGGTATTCCCGCTTCTTTAAGCTTGTCTACGGTACCATTTTTCAAGAAACTTCCATATCCAATAACTAGATCAGGTTTAAGCTCTAATATTTTTTCTATATTAGGTGTAAAAGATTTACCTGCTTTTTCTTTTTTCTTTAAACTTTCAGGAAATTTAGTTTCATTAGACACTCCAACTATCTTATCCTCTCCCCCTAAAACACAAATTGCTTCCGCAACATTTTTGTTAGTTACAACTATTTTCTTAGGAGCTGAAGGAAGCTTAACCTTATTTCCTAGCGAATCTGTTATTTCTATTTCTTTCTTTTCTGCTGATACTTTTTTGGATGCAGCCTTGTTATCTGCCACTTTTTTTTCTCCACATCCAGCTACAAACAGTGACATTACCATTGCTATAGCTAGAAGAAAAGAGATTAATTTTTTCATATTTCATTCCTCCTAAAATCAGTGTATGTATACACTCGTTAATTTTATTTATTTCATACATATACTGCATATAGTTTCATACAGTATATGATTTATTACATCATTTACACTATGCTAAAAGTTTACTACTTCTCTCCTAGAAGGTCTCACAGGAAGTATAAACTGGCCAAAATCAGTATCTGCCAAAGTTGATTCCACTTCATAAACTTCATTTATATTTTCCACCGTAAGAACCTTTTCCGGATTTCCCATGTATGAAATATTACCTTCTTTTAGCATTATTAATTTATCTGAAAATCTAGCTGCTAAATTCAAATCGTGAATAACCATTAGTACAGAACTTTTACTCTCTCTGCTTATTTTTTTAACTATTTCTAAAACCTCCAGTTGATGTCTTATATCTAAATTACTAGTGGGCTCGTCCAATAAAAGTATTTTTGGCTCCTGTGCCAAAGCTCTAGCAATGATAACTCTTTGTCTTTGTCCACCACTTAATTCATCTAAATATCGTGATGCTAAATGACTTATTTCCATATAATCAAGTATTTTTTCTACAATATTCACATCTTTTTTTCTAACACCCCAAGTCAAATGAGGTCTTCTACCCATAAGAACTGTTTCAAAAACTCTTTGAGAAAAAACACTTGAACAATCTTGAGGCACATAACCTATTATCTTAGCAAGCTCTCTAGAACCCATTTGCTTTGCTTCTTTATCCCCTACATACACACTTCCAACTTCAGGTTTTAATATACCTTCTATACATTTTATAAGAGTACTTTTTCCCGAGCCATTAGGGCCTATTACACTTACAATTTCCCCTTCATCCATACGAAAACTTATACCTTTTAATACCTTATTACTTCCATAACTAAATACCATATTATCAACTGATAGTTTCACATTATTTACCTCCTTTTTTTTATAAGTAAATATATAAAGAATGGAGCACCTAAAAGTGAAGTAATAATACCTACAGGTATTTCAGTAGGACTTATAATAGTTCTAGCCAAAGTGTCCGAAAAGAGTAAAATTAAAGCTCCCATTAAAGAAGAACATGGAATTAAAAATCTATAGTCGCTGCCAATTATTATTCTAGATATATGTGGAGCCACAAGCCCAATGAATCCAATGGTTCCTGCAAAAGCAACACAACTTGAAGCTGATAAAGCGCATAATATAAGACAAACTATCCTTACTTTATTAACATTTATACCCAAGCTTACTGCCACTTCATCTCCTGTACCAAGCGCATTTAAATCCCAAGCATATTTAATCATTAATAAAGTACAAACTAAAGTTATAGGAAAAATTATTGAAATCGTACTCCATTTAGATTGCCAAAGTCCTCCCATAGTCCAAAATACAATGTCACCTAATTGTTCATTATTAGATACATATTTAAGTATAGAAACCAATGCTGAAAACACATATCCAATGGCCACTCCTGACAGTATCAAAGTTCCTGGTTCCAGCCCCTTAACTCTGGCAATAAAATACACCAAAAGCATGGTTATAAGCCCAAACACAAAAGCACTTATTACCACAAAACACCTTTGAAATCCAATAAAACTACTTCCAAAAATACTAGCACCTAATACTATAGCTAAAGCTGCTCCAAAAGCAGAGCCTGAAGAAAGCCCCAGAGTGTAAGGACTCACCAAAGGATTTCTTAAAATTCCCTGCATTACAGCTCCTGTAGCTGCTAAACTTGCTCCAATAATTATAGCTGCCAAAACCCTTGGAAATCTTATTTTCATAACCACTGTATTGTTAAGAGCATTGGCATCTGCTCCCTTAAGATTAAAGATATTAGAAATTATAATATTTACCGTTTCTTTAAAACTTAGTGAAACAGTTCCAACACAAATAGATACTATAGCTATAAAAATAAGTAATATGAAAAGCCCTGTAACTATTGTCATTTTTCTCTTTGTAAATTTGGCGTAAAATTCATCTTTTTCACTACAAAACTCTTCCGTATCTATCACTGATATCTTCATAATAAAATTCCTTTCATAATATTTAATGTACTGTACTACATAACTCTATATTTATAGAAAATTTGTGAAAACCACTGTTGTTTATCTCGGTGGATGTAAGCAAAATATTTTAAAATATCTAAAACTTACTTTTAGATTAAAGCTAGAATTTAGGGTTTAATATTAATGTCACCTTAACGCTTTTGTATGCAATTCCCTGTTTTAGGAATGGTCGCATACAACCTATATTCCTAATCCTTAAGCTTATACTTAATTTCCTTCATTTTAGTTTTCCAATCCTGCACTTCTTCAGCTGTAAAAATATCTATACTTCCTCCTTGAAATTCTCCTTCCACATCGCCCATCTTTTCTTCTATACATCCTTCTATTTCTATATAATTTTCCTTTAACTCCTGTAAAAGGTCAGGCTCTGTATTCCAAAGTCCCCTTTGTTCTGCTTCTAATAATCTTCTAGCTATTTCCTCTAAAGCCCAAGGATTGTTTTCCTCAAAGAATTGTCTATTTTCTTCATTACATACAAAGCTCTTTGTTATGTCATCAAATATCCAATCATCTACCTGTCCTGTGGTAGCTTCCCAGCCATAAACTCTTCCTATACGCTTAGATATTTCACTAGCACCTTTATATCCATGTCTCTTTTGTCCTTCAATCCACTTAGGATTTAAAAGCTTAGTCCTTACAACTCTTCTCACTTCATCCGCTAAAGTACGAACTCTCACAACCTCTGGTTCCCTAGTGTCTCCATAATAAGTCTTTACATCTCTTCCAGAGGCAGCCTTTGCTGCAGCAGTCATTCCTCCTTGAGTTCCAAAGTAGCAGCAACATCCAAATAAATCATGCTCATCAGAAACTACCTTATTATAGGTTATATCTACAGTTTTTAAATTCCATTGAAGTTCTTTAAAAGCTTCTTTTCCAGCTACACCTTTTCCGTAAGCATATCCATTCCAATATACAAATATATCTGCCAGATCCTTTTCATCTTTCCACGCTGAAGCGTAAACCGCCAAATTAACACCTGACCCATAAGTACCAGGCTTGGATGCAAATATACGAAAAGTTGCATCTCTAAAAGCTTCTTCGCTTTTATCTCCATCTAATTTTTCTAAAGTATGTTTTCGTACAAAATTCATCTCCAGAGGCTCCTCTAAAGAAGCTATCTTTTGAACTGCTTCATCTAATAAATCCATAGAATTCGGAAAATTATCCCTCAAAATTCCAGATACACGCACAGTTAAGTCTATTCTTGGACGTCCCAGCTCTTCTAATGATATAACTTCAAAACCACAGACACGTCCATTGCCAGCCCATTTAGGTCTTACCCCTATCAAATATAACATTTGAGCTAGTCCCTCTCCATCGGACCACATAACATCATTACACATCCATTGAATAGCTACATTTTCAGGATACCTATCCTCTTCCTCCATATGTTTTTTTAAAACCTCATTAGCAAGCATTTGTCCAACTCTCCATGAGGCCTTAGTAGGAACTCTATATGGATCTATAGAATAGAAGTTTCTTCCAGTAGGAAGCACGTCATCCCTTCCCCTAGTAACTAAACCTGATGGACCTGCAGGAATATATTTTCCATTAAATCCTCTTAGCAAAGATTCTATTTCTCTTGATTCTTCTATCCTTTTATTTAAATCTTGTATTCTAGTAAATAAATCATTTATTTCTTTTAATGGTTTTATATTAATAAGTTTTTCTTCTAATAGTTCTTTAAAAAATACTTCTGTAATTTCTTCCTTCTCTAAAAGTTCTTTTATTAAAATAACGCATACATTACTAATGTACTCTAAAATGGCACCATAAGATTTTCTAAACTTACTTGAGAACTTTTCACCATTAGCTATTAAATCTTTAACTTCTAATCCCATGCTCTTAGCCACTTCACCACGAAGAGAAATTTTTTCGGTACTGTCAAATTTCAATATAGAATTTATAAATTGGAATTTCTTTTCTCCTTCTGGTATTTCTCCAAAAATATGTTGTCCATCCTGAATTCCAGTATTTTGAACAAGAGAAAGAATTCCATGAGCCTTTTCAACAATTTCTTCAAAAGACAAACTTCCATCTAAAGCTATTTGCTTATCTAAGTTTGTTTTCTCAATTTCTTCCTTGATCATATGTTTTAAAGTATGAGCACGATTAGGATCCGCTACTTTAGCTTTTTCATAATCCTCTAAACATCTTTCCAGTTCTGCCAATTCATCATATAGACCTCCCTCTACAAATAAAGTCTGCATATGATCCACTAAAACAGCATAACTTCTACGCTTTGCAATAGTTCCTTCTGGAGGATTATCCGCATTGTATATGTATAAATGAGGTATATCTCCTATAGCTATATCAGGATAGCAGTTTTTAGATAGCCCAACTCCTTTACCTGGTAAAAATTCTAGGTTTCCATGGGTACCCACATGCACCAAAACATCTGCATCAAATTCTTTTTCTAAATAATTATAAGTTGCTAAATATTGATGAGTTGGTGGAATGTCTGGGTCATGTAGTATCTTGCAAACCTTTCCATCACATCTTGTACCAGCACATCCCCTCTTAGGTTGTACGCAAACTACTGCATTTCCATAGGATACTCCGGTTATTAAAATTTTTCCCTCATAAACCATAGAAGCTGGTACCCCATCCACTTCTTCTCCTGGAGGATTTCCCCAAGCTTTTATAATATCTTCTTGCACCTTAGGTGACCAAGTATAAAACCATTTTTTATACTCATCTACAGAAAGAGCTTTTAAAACTCCTCCTTTTTTAACTATTTCATCAGCAGTAGTCCATCTAAATTCTGAAATAGCCTTTCTATCCATAATATTATTTATCAATTCCTTACCATTTTCGGGAGGGTTCACACTATACCCCGCTTCTTTCATGCTGCTCATTATTCTAGCTACACTTTCTAGTGTGTCTAAATTTGCCCCTCCGCCAACTGTAGCCTCCACCGATGCACAAGGATTGTTATGAAGTATAAATGCAACTTTCCTATCCTTCAAAGGCCTTTTAGACAATTTAATCCATTTGTGTATTTTATCTACTAGGTGTGAGCATCTTTCATCTATGGCCATTCTTGTTTCCAAATACCCTTCTCTTTTTGCACCTGAAATCATTATTGGTTCAATAACCCCTTCAAATTCCGGCATAGCCACAGTCCATGAAATATCTTTAGTCAGCCCCATAGGATCCTCTTCCCATTCCTCCACAGTGCTATAAAAAGAAGTTATAGGCTGAAAAACAGGAACATTTAATCTCTCTAACAAATCAACTCCATTAGCTGCTATATTCTTATCTATAAAGTCATTACTTCTAGCCCTAGAATTTAGAAAAAAACAAGTTAATTTCACAAGCCCATCAATACGTGAATAACCCTTATAATCAAAAAAATAATTCTCCACTACTTCTGCTGCACTTCTCGTTCCCAATTCCTCATCTCTCAAAGAATATGCAAAAACAGGGATAACGTTATAACCTTTATTCTCTAGAAGATTAATAATTTTATTCTCAGGCTCTATATTTTTATTAACCCAATTTCCCCTAGACATGAGAATTCCTACTGTTGGGGCATCTTTTAACTTATACCACCTATAATAATCTTCTATACTAGAAAAATGTTTAGGTGCCCTTGGATGATATATTCCTTCCCAAGGCAAATCTAGTGGTTCTTTGTACTTTAAATCTAAATTTAAAACCTCTGAGCCTATATATTTAAGAAGTTCAGAAAAATTATCTACTCCACCATATAATATATAAGGCCTACATTTTGCTACTATTTCCAAATTTATAGTGGATAATCCCCACAATATTGGATCCTGTGCAAGACAAATTACAATCCTATTTTTGTTTTTTAAAGCCCCTTCTATATCCGTCCAAACTGCATCAGCATTAGATCTATACAAAAGAACTAAATCTGAACTGTCTATATCATTAAGCACATTATCCAATTCTTCTTTTCCTTCATCTAAAAAACGAGCTGAATATACTTTTACTTCTAAATCATCTTTAACATTTTCTTTGGCTTGCCTCATTATATTCGCATAAGTATGCCACATTATCGCCGTAATTTTTTTCATAAACTTCCCTCCGAAATACTCCCATTTATTACACTAGTAGCCATTTTAATAGCAAATAACAAATATAAAATAATAAATAAAGAAATTATTATCCAAATCAATTGAGAATTTAATTTTGAATTCTGCATTAAATGAATAAATGAAACATAAATATAGTTTTTAATTTAGAGTGTAAAATTTCAAACTGTATTATACTGTTATATTAAATTTTTTAAATATTTCCTGTAATTTATCCTTTTCCACACCTAAATCTTGAAATGGCTTTCTTCTCATACGATGTAGCATTGTAAGCTTAATAGACTCTACTACATCTTCCTCACAAACCATATATCTTTTATTAAATGCAGCCATAGTTTTCGCTGACTTCATCATTATTAAATCTGCTCTATGTCCATCTACTCCTAGTTTTATAGATATATTTGCAATTAAATAAAGCATTTCATCAGACAATTCCACCTTAGGAAGTATCTCCTTCGCCTCTATTATCTTTTGGGTAATTTTATTTTGTTCATCTTCCCATTTGTTACAAAATCGCTCTGGTTCATCGTCAAATTCAGCTCTTCTCTTTATAACCTCTACTCTTTTTTTAGCATCATTTATTCCTGTAATATTTACACAAAAACCAAATCTATCTAAAAGCTGTGGCCTTAATTCTCCCTCTTCTGGATTCATAGTTCCAACTAAAATAAAATTTGCTGGGTGAGTAAATGAAACCCCCTCACGTTCTACAGTATTTACTCCCATGGCAGCCGAATCTAATAGTACATCTACTATATGGTCATCTAGTAAATTAACTTCATCCACATAGAGAATTGACCTATTTGCCTTAGCAAGTAATCCTGGTTCAAAGCGCTTTTCTCCCTTTTTTATGGCATTTTCTATATCAAGTGTCCCCACAACTCTATCCTCTGTAGCTGAAACAGGTAAATCCACCACCTTCATCCTACGTTTTGCCCTTGGCAATTTCTCTCCTTTAGCCAATCTTTCCCTACAATTAGTACACATGGTAACTTCATTATCTGGGTCACAATTATATGGGCAATCTGCAACTACCTCTATCTCTGGCAAAAGTGCTGCTAATGCCCTTACTGCTGTGGATTTTGCAGTACCTTTTTCCCCACGAATTAATATACCTGAAAGCTTAGGATTTATTGCATTAAGAATTAATCCCTTTTTCATTTCCCCTTGTCCTACAATAGCTGAAAAAGGATATATTTTTTTACCATCTACCATTTTTAATCCCCCTCATAATTAAATTTCCATATTATTTCTTACAGCTTGTACTAAAGTATCTGCTTTTAAA
The DNA window shown above is from Haloimpatiens massiliensis and carries:
- a CDS encoding ABC transporter substrate-binding protein; this translates as MKKLISFLLAIAMVMSLFVAGCGEKKVADNKAASKKVSAEKKEIEITDSLGNKVKLPSAPKKIVVTNKNVAEAICVLGGEDKIVGVSNETKFPESLKKKEKAGKSFTPNIEKILELKPDLVIGYGSFLKNGTVDKLKEAGIPFASIDCYKIEKLDNDIRVIGKLLGEEKKTEEYLGFINKYLKYVNDKVEKIDKDKRVKVYWEGYTDFSTVSKGTGGDEVVSAAGGINIAGEETVEYPKVNNEFIIKKNPDIVVKTAKTAISQGYGVTDKTKIKEFRDTLMTRTGWKDIKAVKNNRVYVISNEIATSVRGVVGVCYLAKWFYPDEFKDLDPEAVHKEMFEKFYNMEYKGTWVCP
- a CDS encoding ABC transporter ATP-binding protein, translating into MKLSVDNMVFSYGSNKVLKGISFRMDEGEIVSVIGPNGSGKSTLIKCIEGILKPEVGSVYVGDKEAKQMGSRELAKIIGYVPQDCSSVFSQRVFETVLMGRRPHLTWGVRKKDVNIVEKILDYMEISHLASRYLDELSGGQRQRVIIARALAQEPKILLLDEPTSNLDIRHQLEVLEIVKKISRESKSSVLMVIHDLNLAARFSDKLIMLKEGNISYMGNPEKVLTVENINEVYEVESTLADTDFGQFILPVRPSRREVVNF
- the cobN gene encoding cobaltochelatase subunit CobN, which produces MKKITAIMWHTYANIMRQAKENVKDDLEVKVYSARFLDEGKEELDNVLNDIDSSDLVLLYRSNADAVWTDIEGALKNKNRIVICLAQDPILWGLSTINLEIVAKCRPYILYGGVDNFSELLKYIGSEVLNLDLKYKEPLDLPWEGIYHPRAPKHFSSIEDYYRWYKLKDAPTVGILMSRGNWVNKNIEPENKIINLLENKGYNVIPVFAYSLRDEELGTRSAAEVVENYFFDYKGYSRIDGLVKLTCFFLNSRARSNDFIDKNIAANGVDLLERLNVPVFQPITSFYSTVEEWEEDPMGLTKDISWTVAMPEFEGVIEPIMISGAKREGYLETRMAIDERCSHLVDKIHKWIKLSKRPLKDRKVAFILHNNPCASVEATVGGGANLDTLESVARIMSSMKEAGYSVNPPENGKELINNIMDRKAISEFRWTTADEIVKKGGVLKALSVDEYKKWFYTWSPKVQEDIIKAWGNPPGEEVDGVPASMVYEGKILITGVSYGNAVVCVQPKRGCAGTRCDGKVCKILHDPDIPPTHQYLATYNYLEKEFDADVLVHVGTHGNLEFLPGKGVGLSKNCYPDIAIGDIPHLYIYNADNPPEGTIAKRRSYAVLVDHMQTLFVEGGLYDELAELERCLEDYEKAKVADPNRAHTLKHMIKEEIEKTNLDKQIALDGSLSFEEIVEKAHGILSLVQNTGIQDGQHIFGEIPEGEKKFQFINSILKFDSTEKISLRGEVAKSMGLEVKDLIANGEKFSSKFRKSYGAILEYISNVCVILIKELLEKEEITEVFFKELLEEKLINIKPLKEINDLFTRIQDLNKRIEESREIESLLRGFNGKYIPAGPSGLVTRGRDDVLPTGRNFYSIDPYRVPTKASWRVGQMLANEVLKKHMEEEDRYPENVAIQWMCNDVMWSDGEGLAQMLYLIGVRPKWAGNGRVCGFEVISLEELGRPRIDLTVRVSGILRDNFPNSMDLLDEAVQKIASLEEPLEMNFVRKHTLEKLDGDKSEEAFRDATFRIFASKPGTYGSGVNLAVYASAWKDEKDLADIFVYWNGYAYGKGVAGKEAFKELQWNLKTVDITYNKVVSDEHDLFGCCCYFGTQGGMTAAAKAASGRDVKTYYGDTREPEVVRVRTLADEVRRVVRTKLLNPKWIEGQKRHGYKGASEISKRIGRVYGWEATTGQVDDWIFDDITKSFVCNEENRQFFEENNPWALEEIARRLLEAEQRGLWNTEPDLLQELKENYIEIEGCIEEKMGDVEGEFQGGSIDIFTAEEVQDWKTKMKEIKYKLKD
- a CDS encoding FecCD family ABC transporter permease, which codes for MKISVIDTEEFCSEKDEFYAKFTKRKMTIVTGLFILLIFIAIVSICVGTVSLSFKETVNIIISNIFNLKGADANALNNTVVMKIRFPRVLAAIIIGASLAATGAVMQGILRNPLVSPYTLGLSSGSAFGAALAIVLGASIFGSSFIGFQRCFVVISAFVFGLITMLLVYFIARVKGLEPGTLILSGVAIGYVFSALVSILKYVSNNEQLGDIVFWTMGGLWQSKWSTISIIFPITLVCTLLMIKYAWDLNALGTGDEVAVSLGINVNKVRIVCLILCALSASSCVAFAGTIGFIGLVAPHISRIIIGSDYRFLIPCSSLMGALILLFSDTLARTIISPTEIPVGIITSLLGAPFFIYLLIKKRR
- a CDS encoding ATP-binding protein, with the protein product MVDGKKIYPFSAIVGQGEMKKGLILNAINPKLSGILIRGEKGTAKSTAVRALAALLPEIEVVADCPYNCDPDNEVTMCTNCRERLAKGEKLPRAKRRMKVVDLPVSATEDRVVGTLDIENAIKKGEKRFEPGLLAKANRSILYVDEVNLLDDHIVDVLLDSAAMGVNTVEREGVSFTHPANFILVGTMNPEEGELRPQLLDRFGFCVNITGINDAKKRVEVIKRRAEFDDEPERFCNKWEDEQNKITQKIIEAKEILPKVELSDEMLYLIANISIKLGVDGHRADLIMMKSAKTMAAFNKRYMVCEEDVVESIKLTMLHRMRRKPFQDLGVEKDKLQEIFKKFNITV
- a CDS encoding LiaI-LiaF-like domain-containing protein codes for the protein MKNSKIFSGIIFILIGVLLLTNKFLPINLFNINYLWPLFILIPGISMEMGYFSSRRNPGVLVPGGILTTIGFLFYFEIFTDWRFAEYTWPIYILAVAIGLFQLYLATGRRTGLLIPILILTTTAVISFLSMIFSNIFTWIDSDLILPIIFIILGIYIIVKKK